One genomic segment of Stenotrophomonas sp. 704A1 includes these proteins:
- a CDS encoding efflux transporter outer membrane subunit, giving the protein MKTSFAFTRPARTLAPLALAAALAGCSMAPKYDRPAAPIDTAYPSGAAYVELAAATPDDAITAEIGWRDFFRDPLLQQLIGISLENNRDMHKAALNVEAAQALYRIQRAEMLPNLGVSARGASERVPADLSTTGQSDVLRRYDVAGVTAAWELDLWGRIRSLNDRALASYLALDETRIATQMSLVSEVASAYLTLRADQELLRLTSDTLATQKRSYDLTTQLVEAGNSTQLDLRRAEIALRTAEANRAAYTRQAAKDRNALVLLLGQPLTPELSRQLDEAVALPDDIVPTDLPSGLPSELLARRPDIRAAEQMLIGANANIGAARAAFFPTISLTGSAGTASASLDGLFDSGSRAWSFLPQITLPIFRGGALRANLDVAQVQKRIEIANYEKSIQAAFAEVADGLAGKRTLDEQIRSEQLLVAASQKAYQLAEQRFQEGVDDNLTLLDAQRTQYGAQQTLVRTRLTRLNNLIHLYKALGGGWTEHTVQSGATGQPSARSPG; this is encoded by the coding sequence ATGAAAACATCTTTCGCATTCACACGACCCGCCAGGACGCTGGCGCCGCTCGCCCTCGCGGCGGCGCTGGCTGGCTGCTCCATGGCACCGAAGTATGACCGGCCCGCAGCGCCGATCGACACGGCCTATCCCTCGGGCGCGGCCTATGTGGAACTGGCGGCCGCGACGCCCGACGACGCGATCACGGCCGAGATCGGTTGGCGGGACTTCTTCCGCGACCCGCTGCTGCAGCAGTTGATCGGCATTTCGCTGGAGAACAACCGCGACATGCACAAAGCCGCGCTCAACGTGGAGGCGGCTCAGGCGCTGTACCGTATCCAGCGTGCCGAGATGCTGCCGAACCTGGGCGTTTCCGCCCGCGGCGCGTCAGAGCGCGTACCGGCCGACCTCAGTACCACGGGGCAAAGCGACGTGCTCCGGCGCTACGACGTGGCCGGGGTGACGGCCGCCTGGGAGCTGGACCTGTGGGGCCGCATCCGCAGCCTCAACGACCGGGCGCTGGCGTCCTACCTGGCCCTCGACGAGACCCGCATCGCCACGCAGATGAGCCTGGTGTCCGAGGTGGCCAGCGCCTACCTCACGCTGCGCGCCGACCAGGAACTGCTGCGCCTGACGAGCGACACCCTCGCCACACAGAAGCGCTCCTATGACCTGACCACCCAACTGGTGGAAGCGGGAAATTCCACGCAGCTCGACCTGCGCCGCGCGGAGATCGCGCTGCGCACCGCCGAGGCCAACCGCGCCGCCTACACGCGGCAGGCGGCCAAGGACCGCAACGCGCTGGTGCTGCTGCTGGGCCAGCCGCTGACGCCGGAGCTGTCCCGGCAGCTTGACGAGGCCGTGGCGCTGCCGGACGACATCGTGCCGACCGACCTGCCGAGCGGCCTGCCGTCCGAACTGCTCGCGCGTCGGCCGGACATCCGCGCCGCCGAGCAGATGCTGATCGGCGCCAACGCCAACATCGGCGCGGCGCGGGCCGCGTTCTTCCCGACGATTAGCCTCACGGGCTCGGCGGGCACGGCCAGCGCTTCGCTGGACGGCCTGTTCGATTCGGGCTCGCGGGCCTGGAGCTTCCTGCCGCAGATCACGCTGCCCATCTTCCGCGGCGGCGCGTTGCGAGCCAATCTGGACGTGGCACAGGTACAAAAGAGGATCGAAATCGCCAACTACGAGAAGTCTATCCAGGCGGCCTTTGCTGAGGTGGCTGACGGCTTGGCGGGCAAGCGCACGCTTGATGAGCAGATCCGCTCGGAGCAGCTCCTGGTAGCGGCTAGCCAGAAAGCCTACCAACTAGCCGAGCAACGCTTCCAGGAAGGCGTGGACGACAACCTCACCTTGCTCGATGCGCAACGCACACAGTACGGTGCGCAGCAGACCCTGGTGCGCACGCGCCTGACGCGGCTGAACAACCTCATCCACCTCTACAAGGCGCTGGGTGGCGGCTGGACTGAGCACACGGTGCAATCGGGCGCCACCGGGCAACCATCCGCCCGGTCGCCGGGATAA
- the merA gene encoding mercury(II) reductase: MNTTTAASAQQPSVIYDLVTIGSGSAARAAANEARRLDKTVAMIEQGLAGGTCLNVGCVPSKTLLAAASARMSAAHGKFPGIATSAGPVDLSLLVRDKDQMIGHFRQSFHVQAPKDAGIAVFRGKATFVASDEPDIVALVVADSDGNTNLVYAKQVLIASGAAPFIPSIPGLSEVDFLTSGSAMSLEQVPESMLVVGGNAIGLEQGQLFARLGSKVEVVEIAPRIAPFEDPAISAALEQALSAEGIMFHTGANLTNVVPHESGVLATVVAEGRTQQIFAHKILIATGRRPATEGLNLDAVNVSRGDRGEIIVDEHLRTSNPRIWAAGDVTGMAQLVYVASAQGTVAASNALGNEPRSLDYTALPRVIFTSPEMAAVGMTPMQAEAAQIAYDVREIPVSFVLRAIVSRHDKGIIKMISERETGRILGIHMVGESAGEVIAAATYIISAGLTVDQLAKQWSPYFTMAESLKNVASSAPTLEDSANG, from the coding sequence ATGAACACGACAACAGCGGCTTCCGCACAACAGCCCTCCGTCATCTATGATCTAGTCACGATAGGTTCCGGTTCGGCGGCTAGAGCCGCAGCGAACGAAGCACGTAGGCTCGACAAAACAGTCGCCATGATCGAACAGGGGTTGGCAGGAGGGACCTGTCTCAATGTAGGATGCGTTCCTTCAAAGACGTTGCTTGCGGCGGCTTCTGCTCGCATGTCTGCTGCGCATGGGAAGTTCCCAGGTATAGCGACCTCGGCCGGGCCTGTCGACTTGTCTTTGCTTGTCAGAGATAAAGATCAAATGATCGGGCACTTCCGGCAGTCTTTCCATGTACAAGCACCCAAGGATGCAGGTATTGCGGTATTTCGCGGCAAGGCGACCTTTGTAGCGTCAGATGAGCCAGATATCGTAGCGCTCGTCGTCGCGGACTCAGACGGAAACACAAACCTGGTGTACGCCAAGCAGGTACTGATCGCCAGTGGGGCAGCGCCATTCATTCCTTCCATTCCTGGCCTCAGTGAGGTGGACTTTCTCACTTCCGGCTCGGCCATGTCCCTTGAGCAGGTGCCTGAGTCCATGCTGGTCGTCGGCGGCAATGCGATCGGTCTGGAGCAAGGTCAATTGTTCGCTCGACTGGGCAGCAAGGTTGAAGTGGTCGAGATAGCTCCTCGAATTGCACCGTTCGAGGATCCCGCGATTTCTGCGGCACTGGAGCAGGCGCTGTCAGCGGAGGGCATCATGTTCCATACTGGCGCCAATCTGACAAACGTCGTACCACACGAGAGCGGGGTGCTTGCAACTGTCGTCGCCGAAGGACGTACTCAGCAAATTTTCGCCCATAAGATTCTCATAGCGACGGGGCGCCGTCCGGCAACTGAAGGACTCAACTTGGATGCTGTCAATGTGTCCAGGGGCGATCGAGGCGAAATAATTGTGGACGAACATCTGCGAACCTCAAATCCTCGCATCTGGGCAGCGGGCGATGTCACTGGTATGGCTCAATTAGTGTATGTCGCTAGTGCGCAGGGGACCGTGGCCGCGAGCAATGCTCTGGGCAACGAGCCTCGGTCCCTAGACTACACCGCCTTGCCCCGCGTCATTTTCACGTCGCCCGAGATGGCTGCTGTCGGCATGACTCCTATGCAGGCTGAGGCGGCCCAAATTGCCTATGATGTTCGTGAAATTCCGGTTTCCTTTGTTCTACGTGCTATTGTAAGTCGTCACGACAAAGGGATAATCAAGATGATATCCGAGCGTGAGACAGGAAGGATTCTGGGTATTCATATGGTAGGCGAATCTGCTGGAGAGGTTATTGCAGCTGCAACCTATATTATCTCCGCAGGACTTACGGTTGACCAACTTGCAAAACAGTGGTCTCCGTACTTCACTATGGCGGAGTCGCTTAAAAACGTAGCAAGCAGTGCGCCAACTTTGGAAGATTCGGCTAATGGCTAA
- a CDS encoding MerR family transcriptional regulator, with protein sequence MRIGELARLTGTPPENIRFYEREGLLQAPERSRNNYRRYGPAHVERLHLIRNYRASGIGLDDVRRLLGWAHEGFLEPELLRQAVQGHLACVEERMEQLIQVKEHLLALALHGAASAGASEDGPARDGS encoded by the coding sequence ATGAGGATCGGTGAACTTGCGCGCTTGACGGGCACCCCCCCGGAGAACATTCGGTTCTACGAGCGGGAGGGCCTGTTGCAAGCCCCGGAGCGGTCACGCAACAACTATCGGCGCTATGGCCCGGCCCATGTCGAACGGCTTCACCTGATTCGCAACTACCGTGCCTCGGGAATCGGCCTGGATGACGTGCGCCGCCTACTGGGTTGGGCACATGAGGGGTTCCTGGAACCTGAGCTGCTAAGGCAGGCTGTCCAAGGCCATCTCGCCTGTGTTGAGGAACGCATGGAGCAACTGATCCAGGTGAAAGAGCACCTGCTCGCATTGGCCCTGCACGGTGCTGCTTCCGCCGGGGCTTCCGAGGATGGACCGGCTCGCGATGGTTCGTGA
- a CDS encoding efflux RND transporter permease subunit — protein sequence MNFPRFFINRPIFAIVLSVLMLIAGAISYFQLPLSEYPQVTPPTVQVTASYPGANPQVIADTVASPLEQAVNGVEGMMYMQSQMSTDGRMVLTISFEQHIDPDVAQIQVQNRVSRALPRLPPEVQRIGVVTDKTAPDILMVVHMLSPGDRYDPLYVSNYAMLNVRDELARLPGIANVIIGGEGEYAMRVWLDPEKVASRGMTASDVVAAIREQNVQVAAGSIGQQPNASAAFQVSVNALGRLTTEEQFGDIVIKAGANGQVTRLRDVARLELGSDNYTMRGQLDGENAVGLQILMTPGSNALDTSSAVRATMERLQAKFPEGIEYKIAYDPTVFVRASLQSVAVTLLEAILLVVIVVVLFLQSWRASIIPLIAVPVSLVGTFAVMHMFGFSLNTLSLFGLVLSIGIVVDDAIVVVENVERHMALGESPKDAARKAMDEVTGPILAITSVLAAVFIPSAFLSGLQGEFYRQFALTIAFSTILSAINSLTLSPALAAILLKPHHGAAKPDRLTRIIDGVFGGFFRRFNRFFDRASNSYVGGVRRAVRGSAIVLLLYVGFLGLTWLGFHKVPAGFVPAQDKYYLVGIAQLPTGASLDRTEAVVKEMTKIALAEPGVESVVAFPGLSVNGPVNQPNTALMFAMLKPFDERKDPSLSAFAIQGKLMGKFSQIPDGFVGIFPPPPVPGLGSMGGFKLQIEDRAGLGPEALAQAQGQIMGKAMQAPELANMLASFQTNAPQLQVDIDRVKAKSQGVSLTEVFDTLQVNLGSLYVNDFNRFGRTYRVMAQADAQFRMQAEDIGMLKVRNAAGDMIPLSAIATIERSSGPDRVMHYNGFPSADISGGPAPGYSSGQATAAIEKIVSESLPDGMTYEWTDLTFQEKRVGNTAIYIFALAVLLAFLFLAAQYNSWSLPFAVLLIAPMALLSAIAGVWLSGGDNNIFTQIGFVVLVGLAAKNAILIVEFARAKESEGADPLAAVLEAARLRLRPILMTSFAFIAGVVPLVLASGAGAEMRHAMGIAVFAGMLGVTVFGLVLTPVFYVVVRKLALRREARHARGGMTDQHA from the coding sequence ATGAATTTCCCCCGCTTCTTCATCAACCGGCCGATCTTCGCCATCGTCCTGTCGGTGCTGATGCTGATCGCGGGCGCGATCAGCTATTTCCAGCTCCCCCTGAGCGAGTACCCCCAGGTCACGCCGCCGACGGTGCAGGTCACCGCCAGCTATCCCGGCGCCAACCCGCAGGTGATCGCCGACACCGTGGCATCGCCGCTGGAGCAGGCGGTCAACGGCGTGGAAGGCATGATGTACATGCAGTCCCAGATGTCCACGGACGGGCGGATGGTGCTGACCATCTCGTTCGAGCAGCACATCGACCCCGACGTCGCGCAGATCCAGGTGCAGAACCGCGTCTCACGCGCGCTGCCCCGGTTGCCGCCCGAGGTCCAGCGCATCGGCGTGGTCACCGACAAGACCGCGCCCGATATTCTCATGGTGGTGCATATGCTCTCGCCGGGGGACCGCTACGACCCGCTGTACGTGTCCAACTACGCGATGCTCAACGTGCGCGACGAACTGGCGCGCCTGCCGGGCATCGCCAACGTGATCATCGGCGGTGAAGGCGAGTACGCAATGCGCGTCTGGCTCGACCCCGAGAAGGTCGCATCGCGGGGCATGACCGCCAGCGATGTGGTCGCCGCCATCCGCGAGCAGAACGTGCAGGTCGCAGCCGGCTCGATCGGCCAGCAGCCGAATGCGTCGGCCGCCTTCCAGGTCAGCGTCAATGCGCTGGGGCGCCTGACCACCGAAGAGCAGTTCGGCGACATCGTGATCAAGGCCGGCGCCAACGGCCAGGTGACCCGCCTGCGCGACGTCGCACGCCTGGAACTGGGCTCGGACAACTACACCATGCGCGGCCAGCTCGACGGCGAGAACGCGGTCGGCCTGCAAATCCTGATGACGCCCGGCTCCAATGCCCTGGACACGTCCAGCGCGGTGCGCGCGACGATGGAGCGGCTGCAGGCCAAGTTCCCCGAAGGCATCGAGTACAAGATCGCCTACGACCCCACAGTCTTCGTGCGCGCCTCGCTCCAGTCCGTCGCCGTCACGCTGCTGGAGGCCATCCTCCTGGTGGTGATCGTGGTGGTGCTGTTCCTGCAATCTTGGCGCGCGTCGATCATTCCACTGATCGCCGTGCCGGTCTCGCTGGTCGGCACGTTCGCGGTGATGCACATGTTCGGCTTCTCGCTGAACACGCTGTCGCTGTTTGGCCTCGTGCTCTCCATCGGCATCGTGGTGGATGACGCCATCGTGGTGGTGGAGAACGTGGAGCGCCACATGGCGCTGGGCGAATCGCCCAAGGATGCGGCGCGCAAGGCGATGGATGAAGTGACTGGCCCGATCCTGGCCATCACCTCGGTGCTGGCAGCGGTCTTCATCCCCTCGGCGTTCCTGTCGGGGCTGCAGGGCGAGTTCTATCGCCAGTTCGCGCTGACCATCGCGTTCTCGACCATCCTGTCGGCGATCAACTCGCTTACGCTGTCGCCAGCGCTGGCCGCCATCCTGCTCAAGCCGCACCACGGCGCGGCCAAGCCCGATCGTCTCACGCGCATCATCGACGGCGTGTTCGGCGGCTTCTTCCGCCGCTTCAACCGCTTCTTCGATCGCGCCTCGAATTCCTACGTCGGGGGCGTGCGCCGCGCGGTGCGCGGCAGCGCCATCGTGCTGCTGCTCTACGTCGGCTTCCTGGGCCTGACCTGGCTGGGCTTCCACAAGGTGCCTGCGGGCTTCGTGCCGGCCCAGGACAAGTACTATCTCGTGGGCATCGCCCAGCTTCCGACCGGCGCCTCGCTGGATCGCACCGAGGCGGTCGTCAAGGAGATGACCAAGATCGCACTGGCTGAGCCGGGCGTCGAGAGCGTGGTGGCCTTCCCGGGCCTGTCGGTCAATGGACCGGTGAACCAGCCGAACACCGCGCTGATGTTCGCCATGCTCAAGCCCTTCGATGAGCGCAAGGACCCGTCGCTGTCGGCCTTCGCCATCCAGGGCAAGCTCATGGGCAAGTTCAGCCAGATCCCGGACGGCTTCGTTGGCATCTTCCCGCCGCCGCCGGTGCCGGGCCTGGGTTCGATGGGCGGCTTCAAGCTGCAGATCGAGGACCGGGCGGGCCTGGGTCCCGAGGCGCTTGCGCAGGCACAGGGCCAGATCATGGGCAAGGCCATGCAGGCGCCCGAGCTGGCGAACATGCTCGCCAGCTTCCAGACCAATGCGCCGCAGTTGCAGGTGGACATCGACCGGGTGAAGGCCAAGTCGCAGGGCGTATCGCTGACCGAGGTGTTCGACACCCTGCAGGTCAACCTTGGCTCGCTCTACGTCAACGACTTCAACCGCTTCGGTCGCACCTACCGGGTCATGGCCCAGGCCGATGCGCAGTTCCGCATGCAGGCTGAGGACATAGGCATGCTCAAGGTGCGCAATGCAGCGGGCGACATGATCCCGCTGAGCGCGATCGCGACCATCGAGCGCAGTTCCGGCCCCGACCGGGTGATGCATTACAACGGCTTTCCCTCGGCCGACATCAGCGGCGGGCCAGCGCCGGGCTACTCGTCCGGCCAGGCCACCGCCGCGATTGAGAAGATCGTGAGCGAATCGCTGCCGGACGGTATGACCTACGAATGGACGGACCTGACTTTCCAGGAAAAACGGGTTGGCAACACGGCGATCTACATCTTCGCGCTGGCGGTGCTGCTCGCCTTCCTGTTCCTGGCGGCCCAGTACAACAGTTGGTCGCTGCCGTTCGCTGTGCTGCTGATTGCACCCATGGCGCTGCTCTCGGCGATCGCCGGCGTCTGGCTCTCTGGGGGCGACAACAACATCTTCACGCAGATCGGTTTCGTGGTGCTGGTCGGCCTGGCTGCCAAGAACGCGATCCTGATCGTGGAGTTCGCCCGCGCGAAGGAAAGCGAAGGGGCCGATCCGCTGGCAGCCGTGCTCGAAGCCGCGCGCTTGCGGCTGCGCCCGATCTTGATGACGTCGTTCGCCTTCATCGCTGGCGTGGTGCCGCTGGTGCTGGCCAGCGGTGCGGGCGCCGAGATGCGCCACGCCATGGGCATCGCGGTGTTCGCCGGCATGCTGGGCGTGACGGTATTCGGCCTGGTGCTGACGCCGGTGTTCTACGTTGTGGTGCGCAAGCTGGCGCTGCGCCGCGAAGCGCGCCATGCCCGTGGCGGCATGACCGACCAGCACGCATGA
- a CDS encoding ClbS/DfsB family four-helix bundle protein encodes MKLPTTKQELLDKVRASHRKLGVEAATIPASHYRHTAMIWQEPRLHTNAAMVLVDVIVWNTMILQFAHDRTPGPSASFYSPSAMAQRAERLSAGFQRRFAGRDLRELEAMLTEGQDRVLDCVAHHSNASLFDPALSPMKTLGRKIQFFTSTAYDDALSRLRQWKQVL; translated from the coding sequence ATGAAACTACCAACCACGAAGCAGGAACTCCTTGACAAGGTTCGCGCCAGCCACCGAAAGCTCGGGGTAGAAGCTGCCACCATTCCCGCCAGCCACTACCGGCACACGGCCATGATCTGGCAGGAGCCGCGCCTGCATACCAACGCTGCGATGGTCCTGGTGGACGTCATCGTCTGGAACACGATGATCCTGCAGTTCGCGCATGATCGGACGCCTGGACCTTCGGCGTCCTTTTACTCGCCGAGTGCGATGGCGCAGCGGGCCGAGCGTCTTTCTGCCGGCTTCCAGCGCCGTTTCGCGGGCAGAGACCTTCGCGAGCTGGAAGCCATGCTCACGGAGGGACAGGACCGGGTGCTCGACTGCGTGGCGCACCATTCGAACGCCTCGCTTTTCGATCCCGCGTTGAGCCCGATGAAGACCCTCGGGCGCAAGATCCAGTTCTTCACCTCCACCGCCTACGACGACGCGCTGTCGAGGCTGCGCCAGTGGAAGCAGGTGCTGTAG
- a CDS encoding MFS transporter, with amino-acid sequence MGYCFAAAVTAEDALKAKAISWVMVGGLAGAIIGPQLVIFTRDAVAGTPYVGSFLSQALLPLIALPILLMLRTPSQTQAEAVADSGRTVLQLLAMPRYLLAVAAGVVSYGVMAFVMTAAPVAMVNHGHSVDNAALGIQWHLLAMFGPSFFTGRLMVRYGKERVTAVGMVLLAASGVVALGGLGLSHFWGSLALLGIGWNFSFIGATAMVTDCHTPAERSKAQGMNDFFVFAATAAVSFLAGSILHSSGWQAVNWMIFPALALILVPLLWQAARKPALPAPV; translated from the coding sequence GTGGGCTACTGCTTCGCAGCCGCCGTCACCGCCGAGGACGCGCTTAAGGCCAAGGCCATTTCCTGGGTCATGGTGGGCGGTCTCGCGGGCGCCATCATCGGGCCGCAGTTGGTGATCTTCACGCGCGATGCGGTAGCGGGCACGCCCTACGTTGGCAGCTTCCTCAGCCAGGCGCTGCTGCCGCTGATCGCCTTGCCGATCCTGCTGATGCTGCGCACGCCGAGCCAGACCCAGGCCGAAGCAGTCGCCGATAGCGGTCGGACGGTGCTGCAGCTCTTGGCGATGCCGCGCTATCTGCTGGCCGTGGCTGCGGGCGTGGTGTCCTATGGGGTGATGGCGTTCGTGATGACGGCCGCGCCGGTGGCGATGGTCAACCACGGGCATTCGGTGGACAACGCCGCCCTAGGAATACAGTGGCACCTGCTGGCGATGTTCGGGCCGAGCTTTTTCACAGGACGACTGATGGTGCGCTACGGCAAGGAGCGCGTGACCGCCGTCGGCATGGTGCTGCTCGCCGCCTCCGGGGTGGTGGCCCTGGGCGGGCTCGGCCTGTCCCACTTCTGGGGCTCGCTGGCGCTGCTGGGCATCGGCTGGAACTTCAGCTTCATCGGCGCGACGGCGATGGTCACCGATTGCCACACCCCGGCCGAGCGCAGCAAGGCGCAGGGCATGAACGATTTCTTCGTCTTCGCCGCCACGGCGGCCGTGTCGTTCCTCGCGGGATCGATCCTGCACAGCTCGGGCTGGCAGGCGGTCAACTGGATGATCTTCCCGGCCCTGGCGCTGATCCTGGTGCCGCTGCTGTGGCAGGCCGCGCGAAAGCCGGCGCTGCCAGCTCCGGTCTGA
- a CDS encoding nuclear transport factor 2 family protein: MNNMQHALSFRPLRSSDGLRCRPVQALGAIFLGLASLAYSVTSQAADEPENVKVVRQYLDAWNGGRTDAMEKVLDSNVVYFNTSNEASRTGPQAITEVSQFLMKILPDRKMKIRSQPVASGDGVAIEWEFTATKNSNGGTSPSSSTISYFGASFFRVSNGKIVYASDYYNHNTMQKQLQQ, encoded by the coding sequence ATGAACAACATGCAGCACGCCCTGTCATTCAGGCCCCTTCGTTCTTCAGACGGCTTGCGCTGCCGTCCGGTGCAGGCTTTGGGAGCGATATTCCTCGGGCTGGCTTCACTCGCCTATAGCGTCACGTCGCAGGCGGCAGATGAGCCAGAGAACGTGAAGGTGGTCCGGCAATACCTTGACGCCTGGAATGGCGGGCGAACCGACGCGATGGAAAAAGTGCTCGATTCCAACGTCGTCTATTTCAATACCAGCAATGAAGCGTCCCGCACTGGGCCTCAAGCCATTACCGAAGTCTCGCAGTTTCTGATGAAAATCCTGCCCGACCGAAAAATGAAAATCCGTTCGCAGCCGGTTGCCTCCGGCGATGGTGTGGCGATCGAGTGGGAATTCACCGCCACCAAGAACAGCAATGGCGGGACGTCGCCCTCCAGTTCGACCATCAGTTATTTCGGCGCGAGCTTCTTCCGTGTTTCGAACGGAAAGATTGTCTATGCCAGCGACTACTACAACCACAACACCATGCAGAAGCAGCTTCAGCAGTAA
- a CDS encoding TetR/AcrR family transcriptional regulator, with the protein MNNIMDKKEQLVATAFNLFYKYGIHAVGINRVLEESGIAKKTLYNHFSSKEDLIAATVEYCDQQYFSWLDLRLHEATPGRDALYAMLDAFDDLFQGLDQSKPLFLGCYFINVSAEFSNPDHDIHKLCARNKEAMLRWITHHTSLVITSRESIVQISETIAMLLEGAIIQAHVLGDLHAARKAKAVVKLLLDKSN; encoded by the coding sequence ATGAATAACATCATGGACAAAAAAGAACAGTTAGTCGCAACTGCCTTTAACCTTTTTTATAAGTACGGCATTCATGCTGTTGGCATCAATCGGGTACTTGAAGAGTCCGGCATTGCCAAGAAAACGCTATATAACCATTTCTCCAGCAAGGAAGATCTAATTGCTGCGACCGTCGAATATTGTGATCAGCAGTATTTCTCTTGGCTCGATTTGCGTTTGCACGAAGCGACGCCAGGTAGGGACGCCTTGTATGCCATGCTTGATGCTTTTGACGATCTGTTTCAGGGTCTCGATCAATCCAAGCCACTTTTCTTGGGTTGTTATTTCATTAATGTCAGCGCCGAATTCAGCAATCCGGATCATGATATACATAAGCTTTGCGCCCGAAACAAAGAGGCTATGCTGCGATGGATCACACACCACACTTCACTTGTCATAACGTCCAGAGAATCGATAGTTCAAATCTCTGAAACAATTGCTATGTTGCTTGAAGGGGCGATTATTCAGGCTCACGTTCTTGGAGATCTGCACGCTGCTCGCAAAGCCAAAGCCGTGGTTAAACTGCTTCTTGATAAATCTAACTAA
- a CDS encoding MFS transporter, with protein MTDQSITRRNIGVLTAAQALGGASAPIVMSLGGLVGQQLAKNSAWITLPVSLFGLGLAIGTLPAAFIMRHHGRRNGYVVGVGFGVASGLIAALGIMLASFWIFCAGTFLAGFYGAYVQSYRFAAADTAEDALKAKAISWVMVGGLAGAIIGPQLVIFTRDAVAGTPYVGSFLSQALLPLIALPILLMLRTPSQTQAEAVADSGRTVLQLLAMPRYLLAVAAGVVSYGVMAFVMTAAPVAMVNHGHSVDNAALGIQWHLLAMFGPSFFTGRLMVRYGKERVTAVGMVLLAASGVVALGGLGLSHFWGSLALLGIGWNLSFIGATAMVTDCHTPAERGKAQGMNDFFVFAATAAVSFLAGSILHSSGWQAVNWMIFPALALILVPLLWQGRYGCN; from the coding sequence ATGACCGACCAGAGCATCACGCGCCGAAACATCGGCGTTCTCACCGCCGCGCAGGCGCTCGGCGGCGCCAGCGCGCCCATCGTGATGTCGCTGGGTGGGCTGGTCGGCCAGCAGCTTGCCAAGAATTCGGCCTGGATCACCTTGCCCGTGAGTCTGTTCGGCCTGGGTCTTGCCATCGGCACCTTGCCTGCCGCCTTCATCATGCGGCACCATGGCCGCCGCAACGGATACGTGGTGGGGGTCGGCTTCGGCGTGGCCTCGGGCCTGATCGCCGCGTTGGGCATCATGCTGGCCTCGTTCTGGATCTTCTGCGCCGGCACCTTCCTGGCGGGCTTCTACGGCGCGTATGTGCAGAGCTACCGCTTCGCAGCCGCCGACACCGCCGAGGACGCGCTTAAGGCCAAGGCCATTTCCTGGGTCATGGTGGGCGGTCTCGCGGGCGCCATCATCGGGCCGCAGTTGGTGATCTTCACGCGCGATGCGGTAGCGGGCACGCCCTACGTTGGCAGCTTCCTCAGCCAGGCGCTGCTGCCGCTGATCGCCTTGCCGATCCTGCTGATGCTGCGCACGCCGAGCCAGACCCAGGCCGAAGCAGTCGCCGATAGCGGTCGGACGGTGCTGCAGCTCTTGGCGATGCCGCGCTATCTGCTGGCCGTGGCTGCGGGCGTGGTGTCCTATGGGGTGATGGCGTTCGTGATGACGGCCGCGCCGGTGGCGATGGTCAACCACGGGCATTCGGTGGACAACGCCGCCCTAGGAATACAGTGGCACCTGCTGGCGATGTTCGGGCCGAGCTTCTTCACCGGGCGACTGATGGTGCGCTACGGCAAGGAGCGCGTGACCGCCGTCGGCATGGTGCTGCTCGCCGCCTCCGGGGTGGTGGCCCTGGGCGGGCTCGGCCTGTCCCACTTCTGGGGCTCGCTGGCGCTGTTGGGCATCGGCTGGAATTTGAGTTTCATCGGCGCCACGGCGATGGTCACCGACTGCCACACCCCGGCCGAGCGGGGCAAGGCGCAGGGCATGAACGACTTCTTCGTCTTCGCCGCCACGGCGGCCGTGTCGTTCCTCGCGGGGTCGATCCTGCACAGCTCGGGCTGGCAAGCGGTCAACTGGATGATCTTCCCGGCCTTGGCGCTGATCTTGGTGCCGCTGCTGTGGCAGGGGCGGTACGGTTGCAACTGA